One segment of Panicum virgatum strain AP13 chromosome 3K, P.virgatum_v5, whole genome shotgun sequence DNA contains the following:
- the LOC120699446 gene encoding bidirectional sugar transporter SWEET13-like — protein MAGLSLQHPWAFAFGLLGNVISFTTFLAPIPTFYRIYKSKSTEGFQSVPYVVALFSAMLWIFYALIKSNEFLLITINAAGIVIESIYVVMYFVYADKKAKWFTAKIMLGLNVGFFGAILLVTLLLFKGDKRIVTLGWICVAFSVSVFVAPLSIIKRVIQTRSVEYMPFSLSLSLTLSAVVWFLYGLLIKDKYVALPNVLGFSFGVVQMILYVVYMNKTPVVAEGMDAAGGKLPTAAAAADEHVLVNIAKLSPAIPEKSSEVHPVFEMGAPRRCATEAAKAAAAANRDVVDVFVSRHSPAVGVA, from the exons ATGGCAGGTCTATCTCTGCAGCACCCCTGGGCATTCGCCTTCGGCCTCCTAG GCAACGTCATCTCCTTCACGACCTTCCTGGCTCCAAT CCCGACATTCTACCGCATCTACAAGAGCAAGTCGACCGAGGGTTTCCAGTCGGTGCCCTACGTGGTGGCGCTGTTCAGCGCGATGCTGTGGATCTTCTACGCGCTGATCAAGTCCAACGAGTTCCTCCTCATCACCATCAACGCAGCCGGCATCGTTATTGAGAGCATCTACGTAGTCATGTACTTCGTCTACGCGGACAAGAAAGCCAAGTGGTTCACTGCGAAGATCATGCTCGGCCTCAACGTCGGCTTCTTCGGGGCCATCCTCCTCGTCACCCTGCTCCTCTTCAAGGGCGACAAGCGCATCGTCACGCTCGGCTGGATCTGCGTCGCCTTCTCCGTCAGCGTCTTCGTCGCACCGCTCAGCATCATC AAGCGTGTGATTCAGACGAGGAGCGTGGAGTACATGCCCTTCTCCCTCTCGCTCTCGCTCACCCTCAGCGCCGTCGTCTGGTTCCTCTACGGCCTCCTCATCAAGGACAAATACGTCGCG CTCCCGAACGTCCTCGGGTTCAGCTTCGGCGTGGTCCAGATGATCCTGTACGTGGTCTACATGAACAAGACGCCGGTGGTCGCCGAGGGCAtggacgccgccggcggcaagctgccgacggcggcggcggccgcggacgaGCACGTCCTCGTCAACATCGCCAAGCTCAGCCCCGCCATCCCGGAGAAGAGCTCCGAGGTGCACCCCGTGTTCGAGATGGGGGCTCCCAGGCGCTGCGCCACcgaggcggccaaggcggcggcggcggcgaaccgcGACGTGGTCGACGTCTTCGTCAGCCGCCACAGCCCCGCCGTCGGGGTGGCCTAG